A genomic window from Lineus longissimus chromosome 17, tnLinLong1.2, whole genome shotgun sequence includes:
- the LOC135501490 gene encoding ankyrin-3-like yields MATGGQGHSYPRVKESPENSWPYYMKGDEKFPMTCEMGSFLYTCRKHQTNLTLYQLCKQINSGADVNSNEGGWSPLDVAYYNKNYLILRVLLANCAMVCNIASPLHIAIAGGCFREAERYLSKVHGLDVSKLPSLVGESNYTEGNPYVDLTKGALGDDVEGEEEEFVVDESCLDERLKKDTAVEVQKIVHYKFRYTPEMKAKAGANVELMLYDMKTFDINLKDCNSDTPLHLASIVGNTGLAELLIKCGANIDLCNLKGYPPLLYACSSCNPDVVNLLIKLGAKVEQYYRGDDGILRGPFLHAVVGMGKGSYKGVEKLLEKGINVQTPDQGGCTALHLAARFGDVDCVGILIEHGANVNAVEPVTGRTPLYFACNAHHYDVVRYLVEHGSNMEAKDRLSEPPIIAVLENMDYLKNINPFYLYFASIVYTVPRLTHTLKELINHGCRLVFLFNVDLMLRVYKRTKDIFRYLMSSGSQVRGISVKVHRKIVMEIVNETDSDSIMMLRSCGYDLSNDASIMGGDLICALYEPLPLMSLCRLTIRGLIHTNTVTIEPQSRLKSFFKKLSLKPDIPKAIPLSAFEPLPLPKALKLYLCFQDFIDVAIENDVSYVDCSAIRLHDKVTSLKGDTGKLEKMLLDEAMQELGLESRHMFKSYYEAQKKLLKAMYR; encoded by the coding sequence ATGGCAAcaggaggtcaaggtcattcataTCCGAGGGTGAAAGAATCACCAGAGAACAGTTGGCCCTATTATATGAAGGGAGATGAAAAGTTTCCAATGACATGTGAAATGGGGTCATTTTTATATACTTGTCGTAAACATCAGACGAACTTGACACTATACCAGTTATGTAAACAAATAAACAGTGGTGCAGACGTCAATAGCAATGAGGGTGGATGGTCTCCATTAGATGTCGCATATTATAACAAAAACTATCTGATATTACGAGTTCTGTTGGCAAATTGTGCGATGGTTTGTAACATTGCATCGCCACTTCATATTGCCATTGCCGGTGGTTGTTTCAGAGAAGCGGAACGGTATCTGAGTAAAGTACATGGTTTGGATGTCTCAAAGCTGCCATCTTTAGTTGGTGAGAGTAACTATACTGAGGGTAACCCGTATGTCGATCTCACTAAGGGAGCTTTGGGAGATGATGTCGAAGGGGAGGAGGAAGAATTTGTCGTTGATGAATCCTGTCTGGATGAGCGCTTGAAAAAGGACACTGCCGTCGAAGTTCAGAAAATTGTACATTATAAATTCCGTTACACACCAGAAATGAAAGCAAAGGCAGGAGCTAATGTAGAGCTAATGCTGTATGATATGAAAACTTTTGATATTAACTTGAAAGATTGCAACTCTGACACGCCACTTCATTTGGCTTCTATCGTCGGAAATACCGGTTTGGCAGAACTTCTAATCAAATGTGGTGCGAACATTGACTTGTGTAACTTGAAGGGGTACCCACCACTTCTCTATGCCTGTAGTAGCTGTAACCCAGATGTTGTCAACTTGCTAATCAAATTGGGCGCAAAGGTTGAGCAGTATTACCGAGGCGATGATGGCATTCTACGGGGACCATTTTTGCATGCAGTTGTTGGCATGGGTAAAGGCAGTTACAAAGGTGTAGAGAAGCTATTGGAGAAAGGTATTAATGTACAGACACCAGATCAAGGAGGCTGCACAGCACTCCACCTAGCGGCACGTTTTGGAGATGTCGACTGTGTCGGTATACTGATTGAACACGGGGCCAATGTCAATGCTGTGGAGCCAGTTACAGGGAGAACTCCGTTATACTTTGCCTGCAATGCTCACCATTATGATGTAGTAAGATATTTGGTAGAGCATGGTTCCAACATGGAAGCCAAAGATCGTCTCTCGGAACCGCCGATTATCGCAGTACTCGAGAACATGGATTACTTGAAAAACATCAACCCATTTTACCTATATTTTGCAAGCATTGTTTACACAGTTCCACGATTGACTCACACGCTGAAAGAACTTATCAACCATGGTTGTCGACTCGTCTTCTTATTCAATGTTGATCTGATGTTGCGTGTCTATAAACGCACCAAGGATATCTTCCGATATCTTATGAGTTCCGGGTCGCAGGTACGAGGGATTTCAGTGAAAGTCCATCGGAAAATCGTCATGGAGATCGTCAACGAAACTGATTCGGATAGCATCATGATGCTGCGATCGTGTGGCTATGACTTGAGTAACGATGCATCCATCATGGGTGGCGACTTGATATGTGCTTTGTATGAACCTTTGCCACTCATGAGTCTGTGCCGGTTGACCATACGGGGGCTGATACACACAAACACGGTCACCATTGAACCGCAATCAAGGCTGAAGAGCTTTTTCAAGAAGCTTTCCCTCAAACCTGACATTCCAAAAGCAATACCTTTGTCAGCATTCGAACCACTCCCATTGCCAAAAGCACTGAAACTATACCTGTGTTTTCAAGATTTCATTGACGTTGCGATCGAAAATGATGTTTCGTATGTTGATTGTTCAGCTATCCGTCTTCACGACAAGGTGACCAGTTTGAAAGGCGATACGGGGAAATTGGAAAAGATGCTCTTGGATGAAGCAATGCAGGAACTGGGACTTGAGAGCAGGCACATGTTCAAAAGTTACTATGAAGCACAGAAGAAGCTATTGAAGGCAATGTATCGGTAA